The following are encoded in a window of Magnolia sinica isolate HGM2019 chromosome 11, MsV1, whole genome shotgun sequence genomic DNA:
- the LOC131218505 gene encoding acidic leucine-rich nuclear phosphoprotein 32-related protein gives MDEVWERAVETALDGQSDCSSARTLTLDGVVKCLHGRLPPPGLLEKFQALEHLSIANIGVSSLEKFPRLPNLQKLILSDNRIAGGLEFLVEAGLGALRDLDLSNNRIQFIEDLAPLAQLKLVSLDLYECPVTRVKDYRSQVFGMIRSLKYLDKMDADENERPESDEEDEDEEEEEDDDPGSGEVDGEDRTGKLINGRADEGIVDADDDEESDADEEETATNGSDRATHHMTNGFRVAASMNGVNVDEDEEDVEDEEDEDLGEEIDEEEGEDEDVVEVHEIEDSEEDEDGVEEDEDEDDEDEDEEDVEDEEDDGEEPGSTGRLTSTEGEIDGHDQGEEDENGEIGEEDGQGVEEDGEYEEDDGEGEDEEEDFGMEYLVQPIAPPPEEAVGSDLDAGNEEDGEEEEVEDEDDHCSAQPQPQPQPQPQPQQPSSSQVKRKRGGDDGGDDDDDDDSVEDAKLSRNH, from the exons ATGGACGAGGTCTGGGAGAGAGCTGTTGAAACGGCGTTAGACGGCCAGTCTGACTGCTCTTCTGCtcgaaccctaaccctagatggCGTTGTTAAATGTCTCCATGGCCGTTTGCCGCCGCCTGGCTTGCTCGAGAAATTCCAAGCCCTTGAGCACCTCTCAATCGCCAACATCGGGGTGTCGTCGCTCGAGAAGTTCCCACGCCTTCCCAATCTCCAGAAGCTCATCCTTTCAGACAACCGCATCGCAGGTGGTCTCGAATTCCTGGTCGAGGCGGGCCTTGGAGCTCTCCGCGATCTGGACCTTTCCAACAACCGTATCCAGTTCATTGAGGATCTGGCCCCGCTTGCACAGCTGAAGCTTGTCTCACTTGATCTATATGAGTGCCCAGTTACTCGTGTCAAAGACTACAGGTCGCAGGTCTTTGGCATGATCAGATCTTTGAAGTATTTGGATAAGATGGATGCAGACGAGAACGAGCGGCCAGAGTCGGATGAAGAGGAtgaagatgaggaggaggaggaggatgacgATCCGGGTAGTGGGGAGGTCGATGGTGAGGATCGGACGGGGAAGTTGATTAACGGCAGGGCTGATGAAGGGATTGTggatgctgatgatgatgaagagagtGATGCAGATGAGGAGGAGACGGCAACAAATGGCTCAGACAGAGCAACCCATCATATGACGAATGGGTTTCGGGTGGCGGCTTCTATGAATGGCGTGAATgtagatgaggatgaggaagatgtGGAGGATGAAGAGGATGAAGATTTGGGGGAGGAgattgatgaggaagagggagaggaCGAGGATGTTGTTGAAGTTCATGAGATTGAGGATAGCGAGGAGGATGAAGATGGGGTTGaagaggatgaggacgaggatgatgaagatgaggatgaagaggatgtggaagatgaagaggatgatGGAGAAGAGCCAGGGAGCACAGGAAGGTTGACAAGCACAGAAGGGGAGATTGATGGGCACGACCAGGGAGAGGAAGATGAGAATGGTGAGATTGGGGAAGAGGACGGGCAGGGAGTTGAAGAAGATGGAGAGTACGAAGAAGATGATGGTGAGGGTGAGGATGAG GAAGAGGATTTTGGGATGGAGTACTTGGTGCAGCCCATTGCTCCTCCTCCGGAGGAGGCTGTAGGCAGCGATCTGGATGCTGGCAATGAAgaagatggggaagaagaggaagtggaagatgaagatgatcACTGCAGCGCTCAGCCACAGCCACAGCCACAACCACAGCCACAGCCACAGCAGCCTTCTTCATCTCAGGTCAAGAGAAAAAGAGGCggtgatgatggtggtgatgatgatgatgatgatgacagtgTGGAGGATGCAAAGTTGTCAAGGAACCATTGA
- the LOC131218504 gene encoding uncharacterized protein LOC131218504, translating to MATAKTLLLSPTAVLPLRRPATVHNTATLKRRSCYVTLKVCNMAKESDDTVGNGIVEIGAAVGGLVSNPVIGWSLYTLKTTGCGLPPGPGGSIGALEGVSYLVVIGIIAWSLYTKAKTGSGLPNGPFALLGAVEGLSYLSLLAILVVFGLQFLERGYLPGPLPSDQCFG from the coding sequence ATGGCCACAGCCAAAACACTGCTGCTGTCACCCACAGCAGTTCTACCACTACGACGACCAGCAACGGTTCATAATACTGCTACACTGAAAAGAAGATCATGCTATGTAACGTTGAAGGTGTGTAACATGGCAAAGGAGAGTGATGACACTGTTGGCAATGGCATTGTAGAGATTGGAGCTGCAGTAGGAGGATTGGTATCAAACCCGGTGATCGGGTGGTCTCTATATACGCTCAAGACGACCGGATGTGGCCTGCCGCCTGGGCCCGGTGGCTCAATCGGGGCTCTTGAAGGTGTGAGCTACCTAGTAGTCATTGGCATCATTGCTTGGTCCTTGTACACTAAGGCGAAAACAGGCTCGGGCCTTCCAAATGGGCCGTTCGCACTTTTGGGTGCAGTCGAAGGCCTGTCCTACTTATCGCTGCTCGCCATCTTGGTTGTGTTTGGGTTGCAATTCTTGGAGCGGGGCTACCTGCCCGGGCCACTGCCCAGCGACCAGTGTTTTGGCTGA